A portion of the Sphingobacterium spiritivorum genome contains these proteins:
- a CDS encoding SusC/RagA family TonB-linked outer membrane protein, which yields MKKNRLFMPGMGLTFHLWIKRPSLNPKLSCALAMSMLIGVSMAEAQTNASVSGLVRDEQGMKISGATITIENKLTAFRRSSTTDAEGVFVFEGIPAGEGYTFVISSLGYSRKELTGYAIKSNDKLAISVTLESRNDVLEEVVVTALGIKREKKALGYTVAELKGNELTQGKEANVANALSGKVAGVQVSRAASGAGGSSKVIIRGNNSLIGNSQPLYVVDGVPIDNQNYGAAGSSGGTDYGDGISNINPEDIETISVLKGPNAAALYGQRGSNGVILITTKTGKAGRGLNINFNSDFSIGTALVLPDFQNVYGQGLNGNFTHFRKTDGTIVTMADAIANNYTGMPKMSAGRDRLMRSSWGAKMEGQQYEDQFGNVLSFTPKPNTYDDFFDTEKQFVNDLSVDGGNEKINYRFSYANTNIKGYVPTNTINRNSLNLRTQANITDKFSIDVKANYIMQEGVNRPTLSDASDNPAYLLISQPRSMGMDVLADYKWTKHDIDNQLGFSNLFEGLEKTYATNSSTANPYWTIHENRNTDRRDRLIGLLRLSYEFAPWLRLTATGGTDLYTDQRFRYRPIGTYQSLNRKGDIREEIIRSRENNLDALLSSSFSATEDIKISLNAGASHLSRFMRNTGNTGNQFIVPDLYVINNTTTNSYIFNLIESEINSVYGSGQISYKDYAFLDFSARNDWSSTLSKNNNSFFYPSVSGSLILSDIWKFNTKALSFLKVRASWAQAGSSGNPYQLTGAYSLNQYTHGGIPLATFTEVIPDPDLKNELTTSVEFGADMRFLNNRMNFSFTYYNANTKNQILDIPIAPSSMFKVNRINAGEISNKGIEFVLGGTPVKTAGGFQWETSFNFNRNRNMVKSLAPGVDIFLLGSDRGINVVAEVGKPFGQLIGTQFAWIKDENGNRLIDPNTGLPLRTAGRVTTDLGNAQPKWLGGFSNTFRYKGIALYALVDIRQGGLIFSQSNREQIIYGVSNKTVEGRDGTYVASGYLGTLQPDNTWKNSGVQNTMQVRAQDYWNVVAGEKEVMVSEEMLNDGSYIAMREISLSYSLPKGILPPKYIQGAKVGVYGRNLFYFQRKTDGFSPESASFNTNNSSIGIESTSLPMMRNIGINLSVNF from the coding sequence ATGAAAAAAAACAGACTTTTTATGCCTGGGATGGGGCTTACCTTTCACTTATGGATAAAGCGGCCATCCTTAAATCCAAAGCTGTCTTGTGCTTTGGCCATGTCTATGCTGATCGGAGTATCGATGGCGGAAGCACAGACGAATGCATCCGTATCCGGTCTGGTGCGTGATGAGCAGGGTATGAAAATATCCGGTGCTACTATTACGATAGAAAACAAGTTGACGGCTTTTCGTAGAAGCAGTACAACAGATGCTGAAGGGGTATTTGTATTTGAAGGAATTCCTGCAGGTGAAGGGTACACTTTTGTAATCAGTTCATTGGGTTACAGTAGAAAAGAGCTTACAGGCTATGCCATCAAAAGTAATGACAAACTTGCAATCAGTGTTACACTGGAATCAAGGAATGATGTGCTGGAGGAGGTCGTGGTAACAGCTTTGGGTATCAAACGGGAGAAAAAAGCTTTGGGATATACTGTGGCCGAATTAAAAGGAAATGAACTGACACAGGGGAAAGAGGCTAATGTGGCTAATGCGTTGTCGGGTAAAGTCGCAGGTGTACAGGTGAGCCGTGCAGCATCAGGAGCAGGTGGTTCATCCAAAGTAATTATCCGTGGTAATAATTCATTGATCGGCAATAGTCAGCCTTTGTATGTCGTGGATGGTGTACCGATTGATAATCAGAATTACGGTGCCGCAGGGAGTTCCGGAGGTACAGATTACGGCGATGGTATCAGTAACATTAATCCGGAGGATATCGAAACAATATCGGTTCTGAAAGGTCCTAATGCGGCTGCATTATATGGACAGCGGGGTTCAAATGGTGTTATTCTTATCACAACTAAAACAGGAAAAGCAGGCAGAGGCTTAAATATCAATTTCAACAGTGATTTTTCTATAGGTACGGCTCTTGTACTCCCGGATTTTCAGAATGTGTACGGGCAGGGTTTAAATGGTAATTTTACGCATTTCAGAAAGACCGATGGTACGATTGTGACAATGGCCGATGCTATTGCCAACAATTACACGGGTATGCCCAAAATGAGTGCTGGCCGGGACAGACTGATGAGGTCTTCATGGGGAGCGAAAATGGAGGGACAGCAGTATGAGGACCAGTTTGGAAATGTTTTAAGTTTTACTCCAAAACCGAATACCTATGACGACTTTTTTGACACAGAAAAGCAATTTGTAAACGATCTGAGTGTAGACGGTGGTAATGAAAAGATCAACTACCGTTTCTCATATGCCAATACAAATATCAAAGGATATGTGCCGACTAATACTATAAACAGAAATAGTCTGAACCTACGCACACAAGCCAATATCACGGATAAATTCAGTATAGATGTGAAAGCGAATTATATTATGCAGGAAGGCGTTAACCGGCCTACATTATCTGATGCATCGGACAATCCGGCTTATCTGCTGATTTCTCAGCCAAGAAGTATGGGAATGGATGTACTGGCCGATTATAAATGGACGAAACATGATATTGATAATCAGCTTGGATTTTCCAACTTATTTGAGGGACTGGAGAAAACCTATGCAACGAATAGTTCTACAGCCAATCCATACTGGACGATACATGAAAACAGAAATACAGACAGACGTGATCGTTTGATAGGTTTGTTAAGACTGTCGTATGAGTTTGCACCCTGGTTACGACTGACAGCTACCGGAGGTACGGATTTGTATACGGATCAGCGTTTCCGTTACCGTCCGATCGGAACATATCAGAGTTTGAATCGTAAAGGCGATATCCGGGAGGAAATTATCCGGTCCAGAGAAAATAACCTGGATGCATTATTAAGTTCCAGTTTTAGTGCGACGGAAGATATCAAGATCTCACTGAATGCCGGAGCCAGTCATCTCAGCCGGTTTATGAGAAATACCGGAAACACAGGTAATCAGTTTATTGTTCCGGATCTGTACGTGATCAATAATACCACTACAAATTCATATATCTTCAATCTTATTGAGTCAGAGATTAATTCAGTTTACGGATCGGGACAGATCAGCTATAAAGATTATGCTTTTCTGGATTTTTCAGCACGTAACGATTGGTCTTCTACTTTGTCGAAGAATAACAATTCCTTTTTCTATCCTTCCGTCAGTGGTAGTTTGATTCTGTCGGATATATGGAAATTCAATACAAAAGCACTTTCATTTCTGAAAGTCAGAGCTTCATGGGCACAAGCCGGTAGTTCAGGTAACCCTTATCAGCTTACAGGAGCTTATAGTCTGAATCAGTATACACACGGCGGTATTCCGCTGGCTACTTTTACAGAAGTAATTCCTGATCCTGACCTGAAAAATGAACTGACCACTTCTGTCGAATTTGGTGCTGACATGCGGTTTCTGAATAACCGTATGAATTTTTCATTTACCTATTACAATGCCAATACGAAGAATCAGATCTTAGATATTCCGATTGCGCCTTCAAGTATGTTTAAGGTAAATCGTATCAATGCCGGAGAAATCTCAAATAAAGGGATAGAATTTGTATTGGGTGGTACTCCGGTAAAAACAGCAGGAGGGTTTCAGTGGGAAACATCTTTCAACTTCAACCGCAACCGCAATATGGTTAAATCACTGGCTCCCGGCGTAGATATTTTTCTGCTGGGATCGGACAGGGGGATCAATGTTGTAGCTGAAGTAGGTAAACCTTTCGGACAGCTTATAGGTACTCAGTTTGCCTGGATCAAAGATGAAAACGGAAACAGACTGATTGATCCTAATACAGGTCTGCCACTTCGTACAGCAGGGCGTGTTACTACTGATCTGGGTAATGCGCAACCCAAATGGCTGGGCGGATTCTCCAATACATTCCGATACAAAGGTATAGCCTTATATGCACTGGTGGATATTCGTCAGGGAGGCCTGATCTTCTCTCAATCTAACCGGGAGCAAATTATCTACGGTGTATCTAATAAGACAGTCGAAGGCCGTGATGGTACCTATGTAGCATCGGGATATCTTGGTACTTTACAGCCGGATAATACCTGGAAAAACTCAGGTGTACAGAATACGATGCAGGTACGTGCTCAGGATTACTGGAATGTAGTGGCCGGAGAAAAGGAAGTTATGGTATCCGAAGAAATGCTTAATGACGGAAGTTATATTGCTATGCGCGAAATCAGTTTGTCCTACAGTCTGCCAAAAGGTATACTGCCGCCGAAATATATACAAGGCGCTAAAGTCGGAGTATATGGACGCAATCTATTCTATTTTCAGCGTAAAACAGATGGATTTTCTCCTGAATCAGCTTCATTCAATACCAATAACTCTTCGATCGGTATAGAGTCTACATCTTTACCGATGATGCGTAATATTGGAATCAATTTATCAGTAAACTTTTAA
- a CDS encoding SusD/RagB family nutrient-binding outer membrane lipoprotein: MKRSNIYKISLGLFIGSVLLNSCTKDFEQINKPPTSVTTIDPALLLSRSLRDGSFYESGELPNNKFGSWVQHWAGGPIVPTSRYIEAPENAIWSQHYDLLKNLMQIRQELKGKEDLPEGRSKLAIARIYETYIWQRMTDLFGDIPFSAVTQDAGAIQRTPAFDKQEDIYPALIQQLDAALARLNAADNSYGTADFFYGGNVAKWAKFGNSLKLKLGMRIRYANAQLAQKTVTEAIASPYGLLTSNADNAAVPTFNNAQAENYNPMLRQFITGSSDIRYLANTLVTTLKNYNDPRLPLIAAPTASSAGTGTDKYEGIGVALTDNQLAQIIRANYSTASTKTWFSISFAPIPSYALTYSEVAFFRAEAALLGWDQVDAEKTFQDAVKAAFAVSPYNMVTVPQTYIDQVLSFNGLSTDQRLEKIQTQKWIHLFGRNFEAFAEWRRTGYPVLTPGPMQGSTNGKIPRRAIYSSEEAQLNEANYKAAVERMSNGDSFLSKVWWDKK, encoded by the coding sequence ATGAAACGTAGTAACATATATAAAATAAGTTTGGGACTATTTATCGGTTCTGTCCTATTAAACAGCTGTACAAAAGATTTTGAACAGATCAATAAACCGCCGACCTCTGTCACAACAATAGATCCGGCTCTTCTGTTGTCGCGTTCCCTTCGGGATGGCAGTTTTTATGAGTCCGGTGAATTGCCAAATAATAAGTTTGGATCATGGGTACAGCATTGGGCCGGAGGTCCGATTGTACCTACATCAAGATATATTGAAGCTCCTGAGAATGCAATCTGGTCACAGCACTATGATTTGCTGAAAAATCTGATGCAGATCCGTCAGGAATTAAAAGGTAAAGAAGATTTGCCGGAAGGACGTAGTAAACTGGCGATAGCGCGAATCTATGAAACCTATATCTGGCAACGTATGACAGATTTATTCGGAGATATACCTTTTTCTGCAGTGACTCAGGATGCTGGAGCGATACAGCGAACTCCGGCATTTGACAAACAGGAGGATATCTATCCGGCGCTTATTCAGCAACTGGATGCAGCTCTTGCCAGATTAAATGCCGCAGATAATTCTTACGGAACGGCTGATTTTTTCTACGGAGGTAATGTGGCGAAATGGGCAAAGTTTGGGAACTCTCTTAAACTGAAACTGGGTATGCGTATACGGTATGCCAATGCCCAACTGGCACAGAAGACGGTTACGGAAGCTATTGCATCTCCCTATGGGTTGTTGACTTCAAATGCGGATAATGCTGCGGTTCCGACTTTTAATAATGCACAGGCCGAAAACTACAATCCAATGTTGCGTCAGTTTATTACCGGTAGTTCGGATATTCGTTATCTGGCTAATACCCTGGTTACCACACTTAAAAATTACAATGATCCCCGATTACCTTTGATAGCAGCCCCTACAGCCAGCTCTGCCGGTACCGGGACAGATAAGTATGAAGGAATAGGGGTTGCTCTTACAGATAACCAGTTAGCACAGATAATTCGTGCTAATTATTCTACCGCTTCTACAAAAACCTGGTTTAGCATCTCTTTTGCGCCGATTCCGAGTTATGCTCTTACTTATTCTGAAGTTGCTTTTTTCAGAGCAGAAGCAGCTTTATTAGGTTGGGATCAGGTAGATGCAGAAAAAACATTTCAGGATGCTGTGAAGGCGGCTTTTGCTGTGTCCCCCTACAATATGGTTACTGTTCCGCAAACTTATATCGATCAGGTTTTATCTTTTAACGGTTTATCTACAGATCAGCGGTTAGAAAAAATCCAGACCCAAAAATGGATACACTTGTTTGGTCGTAATTTTGAAGCTTTTGCAGAATGGAGAAGAACAGGTTATCCTGTATTGACTCCAGGACCTATGCAAGGCTCTACAAATGGTAAGATTCCGCGTAGAGCGATATATTCTTCAGAAGAGGCTCAGCTTAATGAAGCAAATTATAAAGCTGCAGTGGAGCGGATGTCTAACGGAGATTCATTCCTGTCCAAAGTATGGTGGGATAAGAAATAG
- a CDS encoding response regulator transcription factor: protein MNEILLVEDEQNVAELVIQGLEEDGYKVIHAMDGLKALEIVRTKAVDLVILDILLPQMNGLDVCKAIRDSGYTDLPVLMLTALGSPENVVLGLDNGADDYMSKPFKLIELKARIRTLLRRKSEISKSVQSQMKNEVYRYSVLKLDDYQKVAYCNDEELNLTSTEYRLLQLFMRSPKKVFMRSELLDEVWGINFDIGSNVVDVYVNYLRRKIEKHSPMKLIHTVIGMGYVLKGDE from the coding sequence ATGAACGAAATACTGTTAGTAGAGGATGAACAAAATGTCGCTGAACTGGTTATTCAGGGATTAGAAGAGGACGGATATAAAGTCATTCATGCGATGGATGGTCTTAAGGCATTAGAAATAGTGCGCACAAAGGCTGTTGATCTGGTTATTCTGGATATTTTATTACCTCAGATGAACGGGCTCGATGTGTGTAAAGCTATCCGTGATTCGGGATATACGGATCTTCCCGTGCTGATGCTGACTGCTCTTGGAAGTCCCGAAAATGTAGTGCTTGGATTGGATAATGGTGCAGATGATTATATGTCAAAACCTTTTAAACTTATCGAGTTAAAGGCAAGAATAAGAACGCTGCTGCGCCGTAAGTCCGAGATTTCAAAATCTGTGCAAAGCCAGATGAAAAATGAAGTATATCGTTATAGTGTATTAAAACTTGATGATTATCAAAAAGTAGCTTACTGTAATGACGAGGAACTCAATCTAACTTCTACTGAATATCGTCTTTTACAGCTTTTTATGCGATCACCAAAAAAAGTCTTTATGCGAAGCGAATTGCTGGATGAAGTATGGGGAATTAATTTTGATATAGGCTCAAATGTTGTTGATGTATATGTCAACTACCTGCGCCGTAAAATAGAAAAACACAGCCCCATGAAACTGATCCATACGGTAATCGGTATGGGATATGTCCTCAAAGGAGATGAATAA
- a CDS encoding ATP-binding protein has protein sequence MRSYNKTLYFSIGILIVYTVLFVTFIFYSISNFAFSDFYKRLELRRKLAAERLLNTDHSGDQQHLQTEYIENLFNQKEFMAEIDKQGYFRSIVEFPTDLSGQISKNGPSNFKDGKIFYSTNIYQKDGRNYLIGVSAENYFYTHHLAYLRNLLFISLLFACLLIIVISMIVKRSFLKPIHKIIKEVEIIGSENLYLRLNESKDKSVLNKLAATFNSMLNRIETSFETQKNFISNASHELNTPLTSIIVTADLALSKQRTDEEYRTALTRIMDAAGHLEKKTHALLLLARTGYEGNKINFKPTRVDQAVMDAELMVKQINNKFRIKTDFSLLPEDSMRLKVNGVLPLLHLAFSNIISNACKYSADQTAYIALGASKDKVVIVIKDNGIGIPEKELKHIYDPYFRASNTLNYSGYGIGLPLARNIIHMHNGQLRVSSVEGQGTTVTIELPSLFV, from the coding sequence ATGCGCAGTTACAACAAGACACTTTACTTTTCTATTGGCATCCTGATTGTTTATACCGTTCTGTTTGTCACATTCATATTTTATTCTATTTCTAATTTTGCATTCAGTGATTTCTATAAACGGCTGGAGCTCCGGCGCAAACTTGCTGCCGAACGCTTGTTAAATACGGATCACAGCGGAGATCAGCAGCATCTTCAGACAGAATACATTGAGAATCTGTTTAATCAAAAAGAGTTCATGGCTGAGATTGATAAGCAGGGTTACTTTCGTTCTATTGTAGAGTTTCCGACCGATCTGTCCGGCCAGATCAGCAAAAATGGCCCTAGCAATTTTAAAGACGGCAAAATCTTTTATTCTACTAATATTTACCAAAAGGACGGTCGTAATTATCTGATCGGCGTATCTGCTGAAAATTATTTCTATACGCACCATTTGGCTTACCTTCGTAATTTGTTGTTTATCAGTCTTCTTTTTGCCTGTTTGCTTATCATCGTTATTTCAATGATTGTGAAACGTTCTTTTCTGAAACCTATTCATAAGATCATCAAGGAAGTAGAGATTATAGGCTCAGAGAATCTTTATCTCCGACTGAATGAATCAAAGGACAAGAGTGTACTTAATAAACTGGCGGCCACATTCAACAGTATGCTCAACAGGATAGAAACTTCTTTCGAAACCCAGAAGAATTTTATAAGTAATGCTTCGCATGAATTAAATACACCACTTACGTCTATCATCGTAACAGCTGATCTCGCGCTTTCCAAGCAGAGAACAGATGAGGAATACAGAACGGCACTTACACGAATAATGGATGCGGCCGGACATCTGGAGAAAAAAACACATGCTCTGTTGTTACTGGCACGTACGGGCTATGAAGGAAATAAAATCAATTTCAAACCAACGCGTGTCGATCAGGCCGTAATGGATGCTGAATTAATGGTCAAGCAAATAAACAATAAGTTCAGGATTAAAACAGATTTCAGTTTGCTGCCGGAAGATTCCATGCGTCTGAAAGTAAATGGTGTGCTTCCCTTGTTGCATCTGGCCTTTTCTAATATTATCTCCAATGCCTGCAAGTATTCTGCAGACCAGACTGCATATATCGCTTTGGGAGCTTCAAAGGATAAGGTTGTTATTGTCATCAAAGACAATGGGATCGGTATTCCTGAAAAAGAGTTAAAACATATCTATGATCCATATTTCAGAGCCTCAAATACGCTCAATTATTCTGGCTACGGAATAGGTTTACCACTTGCCCGTAACATTATACATATGCACAACGGTCAGCTGCGGGTGAGCTCGGTAGAAGGGCAGGGAACTACTGTTACGATCGAATTGCCTTCTCTTTTTGTCTGA
- a CDS encoding YoaK family protein, which produces MLRKYSNHRTQQDNMWLGGLTAFSAGMTNVVSVIVFFSFTSNITGYYAVFSQEVSKGNWYQGAVVLLWILLFFIGSLVSNSLIIHGKGRWSQYVSHAVPIMLEIISILGVGIYLEFFYQETLQETEFLVGALLFAMGLQNGLTASISNSVIKTTHLTGLSTDLAILVSMFAKRENRRNKALVQKFHLLLTILFAYIIGGLTSGLVYNYIGNKAFYVVCFVLLVIAFYDYYKLKMIRYHYERRHRKREKMEAKNMMPEQMEV; this is translated from the coding sequence ATGCTAAGAAAGTATAGTAATCACAGAACACAACAGGACAACATGTGGCTGGGTGGCTTGACAGCCTTCTCAGCGGGCATGACTAATGTCGTGTCGGTGATTGTCTTTTTCTCCTTTACCTCTAATATTACGGGGTATTATGCTGTTTTTTCACAGGAAGTATCCAAGGGTAATTGGTATCAGGGTGCGGTTGTACTATTATGGATCTTACTTTTCTTTATCGGAAGTCTGGTTTCCAATAGTCTGATTATTCACGGAAAAGGAAGGTGGAGCCAATACGTATCGCATGCCGTGCCCATCATGCTGGAGATTATCAGTATACTGGGCGTAGGAATCTATCTGGAATTTTTCTATCAGGAGACTTTACAGGAAACAGAATTTTTAGTAGGTGCGTTGTTGTTTGCTATGGGACTTCAAAATGGTCTTACAGCAAGTATTTCCAACTCTGTAATCAAGACGACACACCTTACGGGTCTGTCTACGGATCTCGCTATTCTGGTTTCGATGTTTGCTAAAAGAGAAAATCGTCGAAATAAGGCATTAGTACAAAAATTTCACCTATTGCTCACGATATTATTCGCCTATATTATTGGTGGATTGACCAGTGGACTGGTTTACAACTATATCGGAAATAAGGCCTTTTATGTGGTCTGTTTTGTATTGCTGGTTATTGCTTTTTACGATTACTATAAATTGAAAATGATCAGGTACCATTACGAAAGAAGACATCGTAAGAGAGAGAAAATGGAAGCAAAAAATATGATGCCTGAACAGATGGAGGTATAA
- a CDS encoding aldo/keto reductase: MKNQDRRNFLKTGAALGTSLFATSAFSMGNTANNLNPRPAAIPSSLIKQRVLGSGAHSLKVSSIGLGCMGMNYHRSFVPDRKAMISLLRKAVESGITLFDTAEVYGPYINEELVGEALAPLRNDVLICSKFGFNIENGTMAGLNSKPAHIRKVVEESLKRLRTDHIDLLYQHRVDPQVPIEEVAGTVKDLIREGKVKHFGLSEASVSNLRKAHAIQPVTALQSEYSLMWRNPEEDILAVCEELGIGFVPYSPLCRGYLSGFINERTKFIASNDNRATLPRYSPEAIKANWTMIDLLTTFGNQRGLTASQVALGWLLAQKPFIVPIPGTTKSAHLQENIGAVEILFTPDELNRFSKAASEIRIVGERYTGQAATQVSN; the protein is encoded by the coding sequence ATGAAAAATCAGGATAGAAGAAATTTTCTAAAAACAGGTGCAGCGTTGGGCACATCTCTGTTTGCGACTTCGGCTTTCAGTATGGGCAATACTGCAAATAATTTAAATCCGCGTCCTGCAGCAATTCCCTCATCTCTTATTAAACAGAGGGTGCTGGGTTCAGGCGCACATAGTCTTAAAGTATCTTCCATAGGACTGGGCTGTATGGGAATGAATTATCACCGCAGCTTTGTGCCTGACCGAAAGGCTATGATTTCTTTGCTTCGTAAAGCTGTAGAATCGGGTATTACCTTATTTGATACCGCTGAGGTCTACGGACCTTATATCAACGAAGAACTTGTAGGTGAAGCGTTGGCGCCGTTGCGTAATGATGTTCTTATTTGCAGCAAATTTGGTTTTAATATAGAGAATGGTACCATGGCAGGACTGAATAGTAAACCTGCTCATATCCGCAAGGTTGTTGAAGAATCCTTAAAAAGGCTGAGAACAGATCATATAGATCTGCTGTATCAGCATAGAGTCGATCCGCAGGTGCCAATAGAAGAAGTTGCCGGTACTGTCAAAGACCTTATCAGGGAAGGAAAAGTCAAACATTTTGGTCTGAGTGAAGCGAGTGTATCTAATCTTCGTAAAGCACATGCCATACAGCCTGTGACAGCTTTACAAAGTGAATATTCGCTCATGTGGAGAAATCCTGAAGAAGATATTCTGGCAGTATGTGAAGAACTGGGTATTGGGTTTGTACCGTATAGTCCGTTGTGTAGAGGATATCTTTCGGGTTTTATCAATGAGAGAACGAAATTTATTGCAAGCAATGATAACAGAGCGACTTTACCTCGGTATAGTCCCGAAGCAATCAAAGCGAACTGGACTATGATAGACTTACTGACAACATTTGGAAATCAAAGAGGATTGACTGCTTCTCAGGTAGCTTTGGGATGGTTGCTGGCACAGAAACCCTTTATTGTTCCTATACCCGGAACAACTAAATCAGCACATTTACAGGAAAATATTGGTGCTGTAGAAATTCTCTTTACACCCGATGAACTTAACAGATTTTCGAAGGCCGCATCTGAAATCCGGATTGTCGGAGAGCGTTACACAGGACAAGCTGCAACACAGGTAAGTAATTAG
- a CDS encoding Na+/H+ antiporter: MIAIIVLLNMWATRLKIAYPILLVIGGLLISFIPGLPVVRINPDLIFFIFLPPLLFEASWSISFKEMKKWWRIIGSFAFLVVFFTALSVALAANYFIPGFTIALGFLLGGIVSPPDAVSTGAITKFVKIPKSTSAVLEGESLLNDASSLIIFRFALVTVGTGQFIWQQATLSFLWMVVGGAGIGLLLGWLFVKAHKLLPTDAASDITLTLIEPYIMYWIAEQVHSSGVMAVVCGGLYMSARRLIFLNSTSRIRGYSVWESFVFILNGIVFFIIGLELPEIVEGLRSKGIPLSTAIGYGVLVTLVLVAARIISAYAAMMATYIFRRNVVPRASSRKRQLLMPLLLGWTGMRGVVSLAAALSIPVAFDNGEAFPYRNLILFITFVVILLTLVVQGLTLPYFIERTGAFGGFINEEKEISARQKMKQDLKQHTYQFLKHKYDNELKGHAGMDLIMKHWEEKTKAADDSWMNERTKAIFYELLESQRQFLTELNKDPAVNEEIIRQQLYQIDLEEERLRVI; the protein is encoded by the coding sequence ATGATAGCCATCATTGTATTACTGAATATGTGGGCTACCAGACTTAAAATTGCTTACCCCATACTTCTGGTTATTGGCGGACTACTGATCAGTTTTATACCGGGATTACCGGTAGTAAGAATTAATCCCGATCTTATTTTCTTTATATTCCTCCCCCCGCTCCTGTTTGAAGCCTCGTGGTCTATATCATTTAAAGAAATGAAAAAATGGTGGCGCATCATTGGCAGCTTTGCTTTTCTTGTTGTCTTTTTCACTGCACTGTCTGTAGCTTTAGCTGCTAATTACTTTATTCCCGGCTTCACGATTGCGCTTGGATTTCTGTTAGGTGGTATCGTATCACCTCCCGATGCTGTGAGTACAGGAGCCATCACAAAATTTGTAAAGATTCCCAAATCAACATCCGCAGTATTGGAAGGAGAAAGTCTGCTGAATGATGCTTCTTCATTAATTATATTCCGCTTTGCATTAGTTACAGTAGGTACCGGACAATTTATATGGCAGCAAGCAACGCTTAGTTTTCTATGGATGGTAGTTGGCGGTGCAGGTATAGGACTCTTACTGGGCTGGCTATTTGTAAAGGCGCACAAACTCCTTCCAACTGACGCCGCATCTGACATCACTCTTACCCTCATAGAGCCTTATATAATGTATTGGATAGCTGAGCAGGTACACAGTTCGGGAGTGATGGCTGTCGTATGTGGCGGATTGTATATGTCTGCCAGAAGGTTGATATTCCTCAACAGCACCAGCCGTATCAGAGGTTACAGCGTATGGGAAAGCTTTGTGTTCATCCTCAATGGTATTGTGTTCTTTATCATAGGGCTTGAACTTCCTGAGATCGTAGAAGGTTTACGCTCCAAAGGAATCCCTTTAAGTACAGCTATCGGATATGGAGTATTGGTAACGCTTGTACTTGTTGCCGCACGCATCATTAGTGCTTATGCAGCTATGATGGCAACTTATATATTTCGCCGCAATGTCGTTCCCCGTGCATCTTCCAGAAAAAGGCAGTTACTGATGCCGTTATTATTAGGATGGACAGGAATGCGTGGTGTAGTTTCCCTGGCAGCTGCATTGTCCATACCTGTTGCTTTTGACAACGGTGAAGCATTCCCCTATCGTAATCTGATCTTATTTATTACGTTCGTAGTTATATTGCTTACTCTTGTCGTTCAAGGACTTACTCTTCCGTACTTTATAGAAAGAACCGGGGCATTCGGAGGATTTATAAATGAGGAAAAAGAAATTTCAGCCAGGCAAAAAATGAAGCAGGATCTTAAACAACATACCTATCAGTTTCTAAAGCACAAATATGATAATGAATTGAAAGGGCATGCAGGTATGGATCTCATTATGAAACATTGGGAAGAAAAGACGAAAGCCGCTGACGACAGCTGGATGAATGAAAGGACAAAAGCCATTTTCTACGAACTGCTCGAAAGTCAGCGTCAGTTTCTTACGGAATTAAATAAAGATCCGGCAGTAAATGAAGAGATCATCCGTCAGCAACTGTATCAGATCGATCTGGAAGAAGAACGATTAAGAGTTATTTAA